The Pectobacterium wasabiae CFBP 3304 DNA segment TATCAAAAAACACATAACAACCTGATTACGCCTGACACCTATGAGTTAATCATTGTCGACAACAATTCCACAGATGATTCCATTAATAAAATTAATGATTTTAAAGTGCACCACCCATATCTTGATATACATGTCATCAAAGAAACAATTCAGGGTGTTTCATCTGCTAGAAAACGAGGTATGGACTACGCCTCTCTACGCTCAAAAGCCAGAGATGCTCGTTTAGGCGTGAACAAGAAGCACTATATTGCTTCGGCTGACGCCGATTGCATCGTAGATCCTTACTGGTTGCATGCATTAATAGAAAAAATGGTGCAAGAAAATGGGGATTTAGGAACGTGTAATTACTATTACAACGAGGACGCTTTCCTCAATCGCCCGAATCTCTTACGAGAAATACAAAAAACATTACGCTGTCGTGATATGTCTTTCTCGCTATTTGGCGGCTTTCCTGACGGCAAAGGCTTTGCGGTCGAACGCACGCTCTATGACAACGTAGGCGGGATAGAGATTTTTTATCAGCTCGATAATAGGCGATTTGTGGAACACCTTTCCGATGACTGGGACTTTGGGATCCGCGTCATCGCTTGGGGTGGAAAGCCGGTTTACGCCAGAGATTCCAAAGTAGAAATTAACAGCCGCCGCGTGGATACCATTCTCGAGGATGTGA contains these protein-coding regions:
- a CDS encoding glycosyltransferase family 2 protein codes for the protein MRNDIFVSVVLPVYNESDSIDQALLSLLYQKTHNNLITPDTYELIIVDNNSTDDSINKINDFKVHHPYLDIHVIKETIQGVSSARKRGMDYASLRSKARDARLGVNKKHYIASADADCIVDPYWLHALIEKMVQENGDLGTCNYYYNEDAFLNRPNLLREIQKTLRCRDMSFSLFGGFPDGKGFAVERTLYDNVGGIEIFYQLDNRRFVEHLSDDWDFGIRVIAWGGKPVYARDSKVEINSRRVDTILEDVITGIAYGQDGIIVMKDVRPETKKQKAMLRDTTPQQSQQAWDYSIKDYVPKNIVLPALLNPTILLDNRAVREFFTESVAERLYQRIHEIKHDSRIIDFKPIHSYKTPAYRLYFEFREEIFSAMRHAVGEDIGFPPPLPESFDVIAPEDFERFVYYFCEDRESGEAHNYFANGGVF